In Helianthus annuus cultivar XRQ/B chromosome 9, HanXRQr2.0-SUNRISE, whole genome shotgun sequence, the following are encoded in one genomic region:
- the LOC110875300 gene encoding disease resistance protein RPV1 — translation MSGKAQKAGLKELQKVLQSVLNDKSIEVESVYDGKSLMKRMLCSRKVLLVLDDVDDTEQLEALAGKPSVESSLQQGISNLLSHEEAICLFSRYAFGRESPNQGYDELSRMVVRYANGLPLTIKVLGSHLCGRSEHEWVDAIKRLKTIPLKETLDKLELSYIGLDNDQKEIFLDIACILKGATKQNAIRILESCGFHAEIGLSVLEQKSLITISEVDNYGEVVEMLFMNDHLEELGRNIVRRLHPHEPRRHTRLWIDEEIIDILVINDSGTEETLCIKLKRIDLNPAIIMKGLGKMKELRLLYVEDVYVTEELDKGSQCLPDALQYLYWRPYPFCFLPKTFHAKKLVNLEMAWSNITELWQGEERKVLNKLKFLDLHGSKLRTFDLMLTPDLQELNLEECDHLFELHMPVKCLNLKFLNLSYSKVSNINLWMTPHLELLDLRGCSDFVELQMPVECPNLKILDLSCSKVANLNLGMTPHLEKLDLGGCVDFVELHMPVECLDLKILTLHVTKVGNLNLGMTPNLEMLDLDACNEFELHMPVECPKLIYLKIRGSKVSNLNLELTPNLETLDLSKCYCLLKIHAPVGCLKKLAYFSLDTHSNFKSFQVHEWYNSAELYSIATSYIKAECIHICPLHPNNKLPNFGFDCETDEPGYSWMGNIEKLIYSGLCPCKNLEYWSATICGLQHLRGLSLDGSIPEDLWQLESLEKLSLNMVEIRHLPDSICMLKHLKSLEISNCLLIEQLPEEICRLECLEELYLCSCTSLRDIPNSICKMKWLKYLRVVGCDKVEKLPEKLGCLKYLEKLELGRCKSLQGIPNSICEMKCLKRLDLSSCDQVENLPEEIGCLECLKELNIFSEGISRLRLPQSIFQLKGLRITGSREQLQSYGFTSFTESYPGSLNFYAVEL, via the exons ATGTCAGGGAAGGCTCAAAAGGCTGGTTTGAAAGAGTTGCAAAAGGTCCTTCAAAGTGTGTTAAATGATAAAAGCATTGAGGTAGAAAGTGTTTATGATGGGAAaagtctgatgaaaaggatgttGTGTAGTAGAAAGGTTCTGCTTGTTCTAGATGACGTGGATGATACTGAGCAACTTGAGGCGTTAGCTGGTAAACCTAGTGTAGAATCATCACTACAACAAGGAATAAGCAA CCTGTTATCGCATGAGGAAGCAATTTGCCTCTTCAGCAGGTATGCATTTGGGAGAGAGTCTCCGAATCAAGGGTATGATGAGCTATCCAGGATGGTTGTACGTTATGCCAATGGTCTTCCCTTAAcaatcaaagttttgggttcacATCTTTGCGGTAGAAGTGAGCATGAATGGGTAGATGCCATAAAAAGACTAAAAACAATTCCGTTGAAGGAAACTTTGGATAAACTGGAACTAAGCTATATTGGTCTAGATAATGatcaaaaagaaatatttttggatatTGCATGCATACTTAAAGGTGCCACGAAGCAGAATGCAATCAGAATACTCGAAAGTTGCGGATTTCATGCTGAGATTGGTTTAAGTGTTCTTGAACAAAAATCTTTGATAACCATATCTGAGGTTGACAACTATGGTGAAGTTGTTGAGATGTTGTTCATGAATGATCATCTAGAAGAATTGGGCAGGAATATTGTTAGGCGTTTACACCCCCATGAGCCCAGGAGACATACTCGATTATGGATTGATGAGGAAATTATAGATATACTGGTTATAAATGATTCG GGTACCGAAGAAACACTATGTATAAAACTCAAGCGTATAGACCTCAATCCAGCAATTATTATGAAAGGTCTTGGAAAGATGAAGGAACTTAGATTGCTTTATGTGGAGGATGTATATGTCACAGAAGAACTTGACAAAGGTAGCCAATGCTTACCAGATGCTTTACAATATCTTTATTGGCGTCCGTACCCTTTTTGTTTTCTACCTAAAACTTTTCATGCAAAAAAGCTAGTCAACCTAGAAATGGCTTGGAGCAATATCACTGAACTTTGGCAAGGGGAAGAAAGAAAG GTTCTTAATAAGCTTAAATTCCTTGATCTCCATGGTTCAAAGTTGAGAACCTTTGACCTTATGCTGACTCCAGATCTCCAGGAGTTAAATCTTGAAGAATGCGATCACCTTTTCGAACTCCACATGCCCGTTAAATGTCTGAACCTCAAATTCCTCAACCTCAGTTATTCTAAAGTGAGTAATATCAACCTTTGGATGACTCCACATCTGGAGCTTTTAGATCTCAGAGGATGTTCTGACTTTGTAGAACTACAAATGCCCGTTGAATGTCCGAACCTCAAAATCCTCGATCTCAGTTGTTCTAAGGTGGCTAACCTTAACCTTGGGATGACTCCACATCTCGAGAAGTTAGATCTTGGAGGATGTGTTGACTTTGTAGAACTCCACATGCCTGTTGAATGTTTGGACCTCAAAATCCTCACCCTCCATGTAACTAAGGTGGGTAACCTAAACCTCGGGATGACTCCAAATCTCGAGATGTTAGATCTTGATGCATGTAATGAGTTCGAACTCCACATGCCAGTTGAATGTCCAAAGCTCATATACCTTAAAATCAGAGGTTCTAAGGTGAGTAATCTTAACCTTGAGCTGACTCCAAATCTTGAGACATTAGATCTTTCAAAATGTTATTGTCTTCTAAAAATTCATGCTCCAGTTGGATGTCTAAAAAAGCTTGCCTACTTTAGCTTAGACACTCACTCAAATTTTAAAAGTTTCCAGGTTCATGAATGGTATAACTCAGCTGAGCTTTATTCTATAGCTACATCATATATAAAGGCAGAGTGCATACATATATGCCCACTACACCCTAATAATAAATTGCCAAATTTTGGGTTTGATTGTGAAACAGATGAACCTGGATACTCATGGATGGGAAATATTGAGAAGCTTATTTATTCAGGTCTATGCCCTTGCAAAAATCTTGAGTATTGGTCCGCAACTATTTGTGGTTTACAACATTTAAGAGGGCTTTCACTTGATGGCAGTATTCCTGAGGATCTGTGGCAGTTAGAAAGCTTAGAGAAGCTTTCTTTGAATATGGTAGAGATTCGGCATCTTCCAGATAGCATTTGTATGTTGAAGCATCTAAAATCACTTGAAATTAGTAATTGTTTGCTTATTGAGCAGTTACCAGAAGAGATATGCAGATTAGAGTGTTTAGAGGAGTTATACCTATGTTCTTGCACATCCTTACGAGATATTCCGAATAGCATATGTAAAATGAAATGGTTAAAATATTTACGTGTCGTTGGTTGTGATAAAGTTGAGAAATTGCCAGAGAAACTTGGATGTTTAAAATATTTAGAGAAGTTAGAATTAGGGAGGTGTAAATCTTTACAAGGCATTCCAAACAGCATATGTGAGATGAAATGTCTAAAACGTTTAGATCTATCCAGCTGTGATCAAGTTGAGAATTTGCCAGAGGAAATTGGGTGTTTAGAATGTTTGAAAGAGTTGAATATATTCAGTGAGGGCATAAGTCGCCTTCGTCTTCCACAGAGCATATTTCAGTTGAAAGGTCTGCGGATTACTGGGTCAAGAGAGCAGCTTCAGTCATATGGTTTTACATCCTTCACTGAGTCATACCCAGGATCCCTTAACTTCTACGCAGTAGAGCTGTGA
- the LOC110877204 gene encoding toll/interleukin-1 receptor-like protein, translated as MASTSVSSIQQRFKYDVFLSFRGEDVRKTVVDHLYHALVKKGIITYKDDDTIKKGERISEQLMRSIEDSRFYIIVFSKNYASSSWCLDELVKIMECQKMTERTAFPVFFDVEPTEVRHQSGAVGEAFAKHVRGSWSSVLPLDCLCSIVESCCNKSSASLNGSIVDLENDDNVGRWRNAMKEAAGLAGMELKNTFNGLMRMMLRNEVALMPRYSYRR; from the exons ATGGCTTCTACTTCAGTTTCATCCATTCAACAGAGGTTCAAGTACGATGTCTTTTTGAGTTTCAGGGGTGAAGACGTCCGCAAAACTGTTGTTGATCATCTCTATCATGCTCTTGTCAAAAAAGGCATTATTACTTACAAAGACGATGACACAATCAAGAAAGGGGAAAGGATCAGTGAGCAGCTGATGAGATCCATCGAAGACTCTAGATTTTACATAATTGTATTCTCCAAGAACTATGCATCTTCATCATGGTGCTTAGACGAGCTCGTCAAGATTATGGAGTGCCAGAAGATGACGGAGCGTACTGCTTTCCCCGTTTTCTTTGATGTGGAACCCACTGAAGTGCGCCACCAAAGTGGCGCTGTTGGAGAAGCCTTTGCAAAACATGTAAGAGGTAGTTGGAGCTCTGTTCTACCTCTGGACTGTCTTTGTTCTATTGTAGAATCTTGCTGCAACAAATCTTCTGCTTCGTTGAACGGATCCATAGTAGATCTG GAAAATGATGATAACGTTGGAAGGTGGAGAAATGCTATGAAGGAAGCAGCTGGCCTGGCTGGGATGGAGTTGAAGAACACTTTCAATGG gttgatgaggatgatgctaagaaatgaagtagcgttgatgcctagatactcatATAGACGCTAG